From one Paenibacillus sp. FSL K6-1330 genomic stretch:
- a CDS encoding TetR/AcrR family transcriptional regulator, whose product MKKKDLTSQQIVEAAIGLFAVHGIEKTSLAMIAGEVGITKPSIYYHFASKDELVERVFDYMFSDYHFDHYFSLTEMNEHNFAEKLYQGGLRMFPEEEEAFVPVMRLLNEFMLTTNRSANYGQRVIAMQQSFLDGFRELMRLGADFGIIERQNADSKAYVLALVIDNVTSYIMMDIRLDYQAIWREAVNSTLRKGADILESRDGIQ is encoded by the coding sequence TTGAAAAAGAAAGACTTAACCTCGCAGCAGATCGTTGAGGCCGCCATCGGATTGTTTGCGGTTCATGGCATCGAGAAGACCAGCCTTGCGATGATTGCCGGCGAGGTGGGTATTACGAAACCGTCGATCTACTACCATTTTGCATCCAAGGATGAACTGGTGGAGCGCGTCTTTGATTATATGTTCAGCGATTATCATTTCGATCATTATTTCTCCCTGACCGAAATGAACGAGCACAACTTCGCGGAGAAGCTGTACCAAGGGGGATTGCGCATGTTTCCGGAGGAGGAAGAGGCTTTTGTGCCGGTCATGCGCCTATTGAATGAGTTCATGCTGACCACAAACCGGAGTGCCAATTACGGCCAGCGGGTGATAGCTATGCAGCAATCGTTCCTGGACGGCTTTCGGGAACTGATGCGGTTAGGAGCAGACTTCGGGATCATTGAGCGGCAGAATGCAGATTCCAAAGCGTATGTTCTGGCACTGGTCATTGATAATGTCACGAGTTATATCATGATGGATATTCGATTGGATTACCAAGCGATATGGAGGGAAGCGGTGAACAGTACCCTCAGGAAAGGGGCGGATATACTTGAATCACGGGATGGAATACAGTGA
- a CDS encoding DUF308 domain-containing protein, with amino-acid sequence MNHGMEYSDLGLSSSDRILIWAVPPLLGAVVGWFIPAIADWATGLAWVPFQGPLELIASIQGPWVVIVTAILGLLAGMVLSHIAIKESLAVRLSDQEIRLRMHDAEQTFTRDEVSAVFLDGKQLVLLGTEGQELYREKPEAKRDALAEAFKRHGYSWRDRDPFADHYVRWVADSPELTPSLNALFLARKKAMENEDKEDAADLRRELSKLGITVRDDGKRQYWRQHGRRP; translated from the coding sequence TTGAATCACGGGATGGAATACAGTGACCTTGGATTATCCTCTTCTGACCGGATCCTGATTTGGGCGGTACCGCCGTTATTAGGCGCGGTTGTCGGCTGGTTTATACCTGCAATCGCGGATTGGGCAACGGGCCTCGCCTGGGTGCCTTTTCAAGGACCGCTGGAGTTAATCGCATCTATACAAGGACCTTGGGTCGTCATCGTAACCGCTATTCTGGGCTTGCTTGCGGGCATGGTACTCTCCCATATTGCCATTAAAGAAAGCCTTGCCGTTCGTCTGTCGGATCAAGAGATCAGACTCCGCATGCATGATGCCGAACAAACGTTTACGAGAGACGAGGTTTCTGCGGTCTTTCTGGATGGCAAGCAGTTGGTCCTGCTGGGCACTGAGGGGCAGGAACTCTACCGGGAGAAACCCGAAGCCAAGCGGGATGCCTTAGCCGAAGCCTTCAAGCGGCACGGTTACTCCTGGAGAGACCGCGATCCGTTCGCCGATCATTATGTCCGATGGGTTGCCGATTCGCCGGAACTGACGCCCAGCCTGAACGCGCTCTTCCTGGCACGGAAGAAGGCGATGGAGAACGAGGATAAAGAAGATGCAGCCGATCTGCGCCGGGAACTATCGAAGCTGGGAATTACGGTACGGGATGACGGAAAAAGACAGTATTGGCGGCAGCACGGCCGCCGGCCCTAA